In Arthrobacter ramosus, one DNA window encodes the following:
- a CDS encoding AAA family ATPase: MPRIDRFDSPDDVSTALLGSHYFADRQLSTAVFLAQQLNRPVFLEGVPGGGKTSLAQATARATGRELIRLQCFSGMDAASALYDWDFAAQVLHLRSLQHGDASESVYAERFLAVRPLLKSLYSEHSVLLIDEVDRADEEFEAVLLEFLADFAITVPHFGTIRAKSAPMVFLTSNRTRDVHPALKRRCLYHYVGHPAPSRELEILLDRRPECGLNLAEDIVRYVNHIRGLDLVHSPGLAESLDFARALRELGHESLAGGNMADALPALIKHPEDMADVLAAVHSGAAPWADGD; encoded by the coding sequence ATGCCACGTATCGACAGATTCGACTCCCCCGACGACGTGTCCACAGCCCTCTTGGGAAGCCACTACTTCGCAGACAGGCAACTGTCCACGGCCGTCTTCCTCGCCCAGCAATTGAACCGTCCCGTATTTCTGGAGGGCGTGCCGGGCGGCGGAAAGACCTCCCTCGCCCAGGCAACTGCGCGCGCCACCGGCCGAGAGCTCATCCGCCTGCAGTGCTTCTCGGGCATGGACGCCGCCTCAGCTCTCTACGACTGGGATTTCGCGGCACAAGTGCTGCATCTACGTTCCCTGCAGCACGGGGATGCCAGCGAATCCGTTTACGCCGAGCGGTTCCTGGCGGTCAGGCCGCTCCTGAAGTCCCTCTACAGCGAGCACAGCGTCCTGCTCATCGACGAAGTGGACCGGGCAGATGAGGAATTCGAAGCTGTCCTGCTGGAGTTCCTCGCCGACTTCGCCATCACCGTTCCCCACTTCGGGACTATCCGCGCGAAGTCCGCGCCCATGGTATTCCTCACGTCCAACCGGACAAGGGACGTGCACCCTGCCCTCAAACGCCGATGCCTCTACCATTACGTGGGGCATCCCGCACCGTCGAGGGAACTGGAAATCCTCTTGGACCGGCGGCCCGAGTGCGGGCTGAACTTGGCCGAGGACATTGTCAGATACGTCAACCACATCCGCGGCCTGGACCTCGTCCACTCGCCAGGGCTGGCAGAGTCCCTCGACTTTGCGCGCGCATTGCGCGAACTTGGCCATGAATCCCTTGCGGGCGGCAACATGGCGGATGCCCTTCCGGCCTTGATCAAGCACCCTGAGGATATGGCCGACGTCCTCGCGGCCGTGCATAGTGGTGCAGCACCTTGGGCCGACGGTGACTGA
- a CDS encoding FAD binding domain-containing protein, translating to MSEPRFSEPSDFDEACRLLLRPDDNVVALAGGTWIMRSRLRKESIADHIVSLGMIPELQRVNSTDDGSLWVGSMVTHTQLAIATAGLQGFANLHTAAAKSANPNVRNVATVGGNVCSNGFSAADLVPALLSLDAKVFFTDADGAQQEPIAQFMHRPAANSLLVRGLKVPAQTGVGAHIRLTLRAAGDYSVAIVSGTLNLDDGVVSQAAISLGSVEAVARRWGSLETAITGQPLDARQAEDFAKDLLHELVPRESIGTPAQYRLVVTPSLVRRFIEAVQAAAPTYRSEAVAS from the coding sequence ATGTCTGAACCCAGGTTTAGCGAACCCAGCGACTTCGACGAGGCCTGCAGGCTACTGCTCAGGCCGGACGACAACGTGGTGGCCCTGGCTGGCGGAACCTGGATCATGAGGTCCAGATTGCGCAAGGAATCCATCGCCGATCACATCGTCAGCCTCGGAATGATCCCCGAGCTGCAACGGGTGAACTCCACCGACGATGGATCCCTTTGGGTCGGCAGCATGGTGACCCACACCCAACTCGCCATCGCCACGGCCGGGCTGCAAGGCTTCGCCAATCTGCACACTGCGGCCGCCAAGTCCGCCAACCCGAACGTCCGAAACGTAGCGACCGTCGGCGGAAACGTCTGCTCGAACGGGTTCAGCGCAGCAGACCTCGTGCCCGCACTCCTGAGCTTAGACGCAAAAGTGTTCTTTACTGACGCGGACGGTGCACAACAGGAACCGATCGCACAGTTCATGCACCGGCCCGCAGCCAATTCCCTCCTGGTTCGGGGCCTCAAGGTTCCGGCCCAGACTGGCGTCGGCGCGCACATCCGCCTTACGCTCCGGGCTGCCGGAGACTATTCAGTGGCAATCGTCAGTGGGACGTTGAACCTCGATGACGGCGTTGTTAGCCAAGCAGCCATATCTTTGGGATCGGTCGAGGCCGTTGCCCGCCGCTGGGGAAGCCTTGAGACGGCCATCACCGGGCAGCCCCTGGACGCCCGGCAAGCCGAGGACTTCGCCAAGGATCTACTGCATGAGCTTGTCCCGAGGGAAAGCATTGGAACCCCGGCACAGTACCGGCTCGTGGTGACACCGTCTCTTGTCCGGAGATTCATCGAGGCCGTCCAAGCTGCGGCACCAACATACCGGTCGGAGGCTGTGGCGTCATGA
- a CDS encoding helix-turn-helix domain-containing protein: protein MPDKPPVTLHDVVNEAHLGLSPIVPGNPGAVITGAHTSDIHNPAEWLEPNSILLTTGLRFVNAEREQLLALKLVDELREARVAAVFFGVGVYFDHVPAQLVAACKQANFPLYTVAKDVPFYRVENFINQSQVAPDAYVQKRALWLSNDLMQSISAADPIKSLIARLATACRGTAVLYDESGNIVESSGDGPTHLMWKEIRHGKNDSDAIEIGRWAAMARPTVLKGVAYTLAVASMNHRVLNDLGDLLLETTQRLLAAIQGIAQFSDTRARHESMQLLTMLQDGVPVAREFRHWERMRAFRFTPYEPIRAIVAANQGDESLDPAFPELLQRRAETSGLGLLLAENGRTPESPPGFHAVVSDSPALDPWLELVDGSVFVGLSEPYTDLVSTPEAFREADAAAGIARRQVQAAGRSERGLSAGIVRLDEVDPATWLLARRLSSKDRGKLQAFVKAIDVDVELKETLIRYLADGFDVARVAGDLFVHPNTVRYRLKKVESLIGGPLSNARVVTNLYLAYHNDIAALGPA, encoded by the coding sequence ATGCCTGACAAGCCACCCGTCACACTGCACGACGTCGTCAATGAAGCGCATCTCGGACTGTCACCGATAGTTCCGGGGAACCCAGGAGCGGTGATCACTGGTGCCCACACGAGCGACATCCACAACCCGGCCGAATGGCTCGAACCGAACAGCATCCTGCTCACCACTGGTTTGAGGTTCGTGAACGCGGAGCGGGAACAACTACTTGCCCTGAAGCTGGTCGACGAACTGCGGGAAGCCCGAGTGGCGGCCGTTTTCTTCGGCGTCGGTGTCTATTTTGACCACGTGCCCGCGCAACTGGTCGCGGCATGTAAGCAGGCCAATTTTCCGCTGTACACGGTGGCGAAGGACGTCCCCTTCTATCGCGTAGAAAACTTCATCAACCAATCCCAGGTCGCTCCTGACGCCTACGTGCAAAAGCGCGCCCTGTGGTTGAGCAACGACCTGATGCAGAGCATTTCCGCGGCAGACCCAATCAAATCGCTCATAGCCAGGCTTGCTACGGCCTGCCGCGGCACCGCCGTGCTCTACGACGAGTCCGGGAACATCGTTGAATCATCCGGGGACGGGCCCACACACTTGATGTGGAAAGAGATCCGCCACGGCAAGAACGATTCCGATGCCATCGAAATCGGCCGCTGGGCAGCCATGGCACGCCCCACCGTTCTTAAGGGTGTTGCCTACACACTCGCCGTGGCAAGCATGAACCACAGGGTACTGAACGACCTGGGGGACCTGCTGCTAGAAACCACCCAGCGACTCCTCGCAGCAATCCAGGGGATCGCCCAGTTCTCGGATACCCGGGCACGCCACGAAAGCATGCAGCTGCTGACCATGCTGCAGGATGGTGTCCCAGTCGCCCGCGAGTTCAGGCATTGGGAACGCATGCGCGCTTTCCGGTTCACCCCCTACGAGCCTATCCGCGCCATAGTCGCAGCGAACCAGGGCGACGAATCGCTGGACCCCGCTTTTCCCGAACTGCTGCAGCGCCGGGCAGAGACCAGTGGGCTCGGATTGCTGTTGGCCGAGAATGGACGGACACCTGAGAGCCCACCTGGTTTCCACGCTGTCGTCTCCGACTCTCCCGCACTGGATCCCTGGCTGGAACTTGTGGACGGGTCTGTGTTTGTCGGCCTCTCAGAGCCCTATACGGATCTTGTGTCCACGCCCGAGGCTTTCCGCGAGGCAGATGCAGCTGCTGGAATTGCTCGTCGACAGGTGCAGGCCGCGGGCCGCTCAGAGCGCGGATTGTCCGCAGGCATTGTGCGATTGGATGAGGTGGATCCAGCAACGTGGCTCCTCGCGCGAAGGCTGTCCTCAAAGGACAGGGGCAAGCTGCAAGCGTTCGTCAAAGCTATAGACGTCGATGTTGAACTCAAAGAAACACTCATAAGGTATCTGGCAGATGGCTTTGATGTGGCCAGGGTTGCCGGTGACCTATTCGTTCATCCAAACACTGTTCGCTACCGCCTGAAAAAGGTTGAAAGCTTGATAGGCGGCCCGCTCTCAAATGCGCGGGTGGTTACCAACCTTTATCTTGCATACCACAATGACATTGCTGCTCTGGGCCCGGCCTAA
- a CDS encoding xanthine dehydrogenase family protein molybdopterin-binding subunit: MSTARIGENLNRRDAEDKLRGRTQFTIDHFPRRTLHAALKRADVAAGRITAIDISAALALKGVRAIIFADDAPGIEGIGVYDRRLFASDYIRYYGEPIAAVAAESLNIAREAADLIKVTVEPLQPVVTMREALEPDARLVHPAWASYAQTEPGTRGRNVAWEASVVRGDTDAAFAREDVTVVESSFTVGRQNQAYMEPRVCVAEFKDGRYTLETSTQVPWSVRKVTAEILEVPESAVRVTVPAVGGAFGGKFETAVEPFAALLAKKTGRPVRIANTRQEEMLTAPARDNAEIKIRSAIDPDGRIVGREATVLMDAGAYSGETGFLTSMTSYTLGGVYELESVRLVSQAIYTNTPPTGAFRSCNGAYNSFALERHTQEICRTIGMDLMEFKKLNVVRDGSPSAIGQRNDGNILGPLLDRIDALSAASATSRRHTVVDGRLPDGRLFGEATVVGGWFVFVGPSASTVNLNPDGSVTVITSGVEIGSGSMMQSIPQIVSHTLGVDVSAVNVLAADTDASGYDVGVGGGRTTVSLGGASTAACEEVKKKMLAVAADYLEAAVEDLEFVDGAATVKGAPGIRMTVAKIAAHAQTTTGPLSGSGSFNKRGTVRASGCVAGHMVDGLEMPIYAAHNCEIAVDPDTGHIEVLAYRTVQDVGKAINPKAINGQIQGGIIQGLGYAIHEEITIADDGRIEQEGFETYRLPLATDSLPVEIELFEDAPSYGPFGVKGAGEIPIMSVGAAVACALASATGKDVQQLPLTPPRVQRILSNTEEPLSLEHISSDWRDNVLANASELEAEVLGAANLKLR; this comes from the coding sequence ATGAGCACAGCCCGGATTGGCGAAAACCTGAATCGGCGGGACGCTGAAGACAAGCTGCGGGGCCGGACGCAATTCACCATCGACCATTTTCCCCGCAGGACACTACATGCCGCCCTGAAGCGCGCGGACGTTGCAGCTGGCCGGATCACGGCGATCGACATCTCCGCCGCATTGGCGCTTAAGGGCGTGCGTGCCATCATCTTCGCCGACGATGCCCCTGGAATCGAAGGAATCGGTGTCTACGACAGGCGGCTATTCGCCTCCGATTACATCCGGTACTACGGTGAGCCGATCGCCGCCGTCGCTGCAGAATCCCTTAACATTGCACGGGAAGCCGCGGATCTGATCAAGGTTACGGTTGAGCCCCTCCAGCCGGTGGTCACCATGCGTGAGGCTTTGGAACCGGACGCCAGGCTCGTTCACCCTGCGTGGGCGAGCTATGCCCAGACCGAACCTGGAACACGCGGCAGAAACGTCGCATGGGAGGCATCGGTGGTTCGCGGAGATACGGATGCTGCCTTCGCCCGGGAGGATGTCACCGTGGTGGAAAGTTCCTTCACCGTTGGCAGGCAAAACCAGGCGTACATGGAGCCCAGGGTTTGCGTCGCCGAGTTCAAGGACGGCCGCTACACCTTGGAAACATCCACGCAGGTCCCTTGGTCTGTCAGGAAAGTCACCGCTGAGATCCTGGAAGTGCCCGAATCGGCAGTCCGTGTTACCGTGCCTGCGGTGGGCGGAGCGTTCGGCGGCAAGTTCGAAACCGCCGTTGAACCCTTCGCTGCCCTATTAGCAAAGAAAACCGGTAGGCCAGTCCGTATTGCCAATACGCGGCAAGAAGAGATGCTTACCGCCCCGGCCCGGGACAACGCCGAGATCAAGATCAGGTCCGCAATCGACCCCGATGGACGAATCGTCGGCCGCGAAGCAACAGTCCTCATGGACGCCGGAGCCTACAGCGGGGAAACCGGATTCCTGACCTCCATGACTTCGTACACCCTGGGCGGCGTCTACGAATTGGAATCCGTTCGGCTCGTCTCCCAGGCCATTTACACCAACACTCCCCCAACCGGCGCTTTCCGCTCCTGCAATGGCGCCTATAACAGCTTCGCCCTGGAGCGCCACACCCAAGAGATCTGCCGGACCATCGGCATGGACCTAATGGAGTTCAAGAAGCTCAACGTCGTCCGTGATGGGTCTCCCAGTGCTATTGGCCAGCGCAATGACGGCAACATCCTAGGACCCCTGCTGGACCGCATCGACGCCCTGAGTGCGGCAAGCGCCACGTCCCGCCGTCATACCGTGGTGGATGGGCGCCTTCCCGACGGTCGGCTGTTCGGCGAAGCCACCGTGGTGGGTGGCTGGTTCGTCTTTGTTGGTCCGTCAGCCAGCACCGTGAACCTCAACCCGGACGGCAGCGTCACCGTCATTACCTCGGGCGTGGAAATCGGCTCCGGTTCGATGATGCAGAGCATTCCGCAGATCGTCTCGCACACGCTGGGTGTCGATGTGTCCGCCGTCAACGTCCTGGCAGCCGACACCGACGCCTCAGGCTACGACGTCGGCGTCGGCGGCGGTAGAACAACCGTCTCCCTTGGTGGGGCCTCCACCGCGGCATGCGAGGAAGTGAAGAAGAAGATGCTAGCTGTCGCGGCCGACTACCTGGAGGCCGCCGTCGAGGACCTTGAATTCGTTGACGGCGCGGCCACCGTCAAGGGCGCACCGGGTATCCGGATGACGGTGGCCAAAATCGCCGCCCACGCCCAGACCACAACCGGACCCCTGTCAGGATCGGGCTCGTTCAACAAACGCGGAACGGTCCGGGCGTCCGGATGCGTCGCCGGGCACATGGTGGATGGCTTGGAAATGCCTATCTACGCGGCTCACAACTGCGAAATAGCGGTGGACCCTGACACCGGCCACATCGAAGTCCTTGCCTACAGGACCGTGCAGGACGTCGGCAAGGCCATCAACCCCAAGGCCATCAACGGCCAAATCCAAGGCGGCATCATCCAAGGCCTCGGCTATGCCATCCACGAGGAAATCACCATCGCGGACGACGGAAGAATCGAGCAGGAAGGCTTCGAAACGTACAGGCTCCCCCTGGCCACGGACTCCCTACCGGTCGAAATCGAACTGTTCGAGGACGCTCCCTCCTACGGGCCATTCGGCGTCAAGGGAGCCGGTGAGATCCCGATCATGAGCGTCGGCGCAGCCGTGGCCTGCGCACTGGCATCCGCCACCGGAAAGGATGTGCAGCAGTTGCCCCTCACGCCCCCACGCGTTCAAAGGATCCTCAGCAACACTGAAGAGCCTCTGAGTTTGGAGCACATCTCCAGCGACTGGCGGGACAACGTCCTCGCAAATGCCAGCGAACTGGAAGCCGAAGTCCTCGGCGCAGCCAACCTGAAGCTGCGATGA
- a CDS encoding XdhC family protein encodes MDQLLYWWERQQPFALATIVEVRKSAPLPVGTSMAVGPATSAVGHKLNMAVGSVSGGCVEGAVYEAAEAMLADAKLPRIEFFGYSDETAFANGLSCGGELEIFVETIDAQTFPFFGDVCQALRDGQAVAIATVIDGPSPGRHLAVFRDGESRGSVGGAHRDASIRATSQEMLANGLTGCIIINDADGLAGPVRVFVQSFVPPPRMLIFGAIDFAGALSDAAKLLGYRVTVCDARPTFATAQRFPGADEVVLQWPHRYLQEQYDGGELDRRTVACVLTHDVKFDVPLLVVALGLPLAYVGAMGSRRTHAEREKLLLEAGTNRRTLAKLRSPIGLNLGATGAPETAVSILAEVIAVRNKRSSVALSATEEAIHRPLPENAPEYMLQNRRVSIPLPATEGTCHV; translated from the coding sequence GTGGATCAGCTCCTCTATTGGTGGGAGAGGCAGCAGCCTTTTGCCTTGGCCACCATAGTCGAGGTCCGTAAGTCGGCCCCCCTTCCGGTCGGCACGTCCATGGCGGTTGGTCCGGCGACTTCAGCTGTAGGGCACAAGCTGAATATGGCGGTTGGCTCGGTTTCCGGCGGCTGCGTCGAGGGTGCGGTCTACGAGGCCGCCGAAGCGATGCTGGCGGACGCTAAACTGCCGCGAATCGAGTTCTTTGGCTATTCGGATGAAACGGCCTTCGCCAACGGGCTATCCTGTGGGGGCGAACTCGAGATCTTCGTTGAGACGATCGATGCCCAAACCTTTCCGTTTTTCGGGGACGTCTGCCAAGCCCTGCGGGATGGTCAGGCGGTGGCCATCGCGACGGTGATCGACGGCCCCAGTCCGGGCCGTCACCTGGCCGTTTTCCGTGACGGTGAGTCACGCGGCAGTGTCGGAGGCGCTCACCGGGACGCGTCCATCCGTGCAACGTCCCAGGAGATGCTGGCGAACGGTCTCACCGGATGCATTATCATCAATGACGCGGATGGCTTGGCCGGGCCGGTAAGGGTTTTCGTTCAATCCTTCGTGCCACCGCCGCGCATGCTGATCTTCGGTGCCATTGATTTTGCAGGTGCCCTTTCCGACGCGGCCAAACTACTCGGCTACCGAGTGACCGTGTGCGATGCGCGCCCAACCTTCGCAACCGCCCAGCGCTTTCCCGGCGCGGACGAGGTTGTTCTCCAGTGGCCGCACCGGTACTTGCAGGAGCAGTACGACGGCGGCGAACTGGACCGCAGGACCGTCGCTTGCGTGTTGACCCACGACGTGAAATTCGACGTCCCCCTCTTAGTTGTGGCCCTTGGCCTCCCGCTTGCCTACGTTGGCGCCATGGGGTCCCGACGCACCCACGCGGAGCGGGAGAAGTTGCTCCTGGAAGCGGGCACCAACCGCCGCACCTTGGCAAAGCTTCGCTCTCCGATTGGCCTGAACCTCGGAGCCACAGGAGCGCCCGAAACAGCCGTCTCCATTCTCGCCGAGGTGATCGCGGTCAGGAACAAACGGTCCTCTGTTGCACTGTCGGCAACGGAGGAGGCAATCCACCGGCCATTGCCTGAGAATGCGCCCGAGTACATGCTCCAGAACCGACGTGTCTCCATCCCCCTCCCAGCAACAGAAGGAACCTGCCATGTCTGA
- a CDS encoding VWA domain-containing protein encodes MSDLDANGEPSDSSSQHYVAALQDLGAASDSAERWTEESAASLAEVRHKPIPSLNKAELARVQQLIEQLVKKPKTRRMFTTDTHHNERADLHRIARSIVRCEGDFPAIPLKGRPQRPVDLHIAIDVSGSMKTYAPTLLAFAILLQRNSLGRVAVYTIGTQCIPLDVRFQRGGITAALGAALGESTNYQGGTNLGASLGALAIHAQRTASSRRQLLIFSDGWDAGDPGVLSRAMARLRGLHRTIVWANPHSAVPGFQPVQKGMATALPLINHLVSGHSLAALEQVFALLTDSATTLGPRAVFDIRSERPFSPRFAGGFASTGTQDMWTMPFVHRLQRLGTQSADDIVVESGR; translated from the coding sequence ATGTCTGACCTTGACGCCAATGGCGAACCGTCGGACTCTTCATCGCAGCACTATGTCGCGGCGTTGCAGGACCTTGGTGCCGCATCCGACTCTGCTGAACGTTGGACCGAGGAAAGCGCAGCCAGTCTGGCTGAAGTGCGCCACAAGCCCATCCCCTCCCTCAACAAGGCCGAGCTGGCCAGGGTGCAGCAACTCATCGAACAGCTGGTTAAAAAACCCAAGACCCGGCGCATGTTCACCACCGACACGCATCACAACGAGCGCGCCGATTTGCACCGGATTGCCCGGAGCATCGTCCGATGTGAGGGCGATTTTCCCGCAATACCGCTCAAGGGCCGCCCACAGCGGCCGGTGGACCTTCACATCGCAATCGACGTATCCGGATCCATGAAAACCTACGCACCCACCCTGTTGGCGTTTGCCATCCTGCTACAACGGAACTCTCTCGGACGGGTGGCGGTCTACACCATAGGCACGCAATGCATACCTTTGGATGTGCGCTTCCAAAGGGGCGGAATCACCGCCGCGCTCGGCGCGGCCCTCGGCGAGTCCACGAACTATCAAGGCGGCACCAACCTTGGCGCGTCCTTGGGTGCGCTGGCCATCCACGCACAGCGGACGGCCTCGTCCAGACGGCAACTACTGATCTTCTCCGATGGGTGGGACGCCGGCGACCCCGGAGTCCTGAGCCGGGCTATGGCAAGGCTTCGTGGCCTGCACCGGACTATTGTCTGGGCGAATCCCCACTCCGCAGTCCCCGGCTTCCAACCCGTCCAAAAGGGCATGGCCACGGCGCTCCCCCTCATCAACCACCTGGTGTCGGGGCATTCGTTGGCGGCCTTGGAGCAGGTCTTCGCACTGTTGACCGACTCAGCAACTACCTTAGGTCCAAGAGCAGTCTTCGACATCCGGAGTGAGCGCCCGTTCTCGCCCAGATTCGCTGGAGGATTTGCTTCCACGGGCACCCAAGATATGTGGACCATGCCATTTGTTCACCGGCTGCAGCGCTTGGGCACACAATCTGCCGACGACATTGTCGTCGAGAGCGGAAGGTAG
- a CDS encoding purine-cytosine permease family protein, with the protein MSVTPDQAAPYSSYVLPPQQKVRRWSLTMAWWALFSAMFWIYIAVASAGAVGVPNTIVGMVLSIATYGAINMVLTKFAAKTGLSVEEFSRTLFGLIGSALATLIFAATAIYYAVFEGSIIAVALESFFGGSRIMWYAIVVAYAIPLVAGGVQNWLDKLNGFLLPLYLAGLAAVVIAATAIRGIPTDWIGSAAAASPLPGWVTAYLIYMGVWVMMMYTFDYARLGKQQDEKFHATVSFGWVFYAFTFGLNGFVGIYIMSAWNLQATETGVVQGFISSLGFFGLLVILISQTRINTANYYLASLNLGAFMERAFNLRLPRFVWVLVSGAIAFLFMLTDVLSYLLKALAWQGVFVTAWVAVALVYIAMHRNSLGVLPEVRPEKLRPISAGAVAWLVASGTGIFLTEQTASPLAAQFAPLITVALAGGLYYVAHRLQAPPAISTADAEVLAAGPHEDKAAAHL; encoded by the coding sequence ATGTCCGTTACACCCGATCAGGCGGCGCCGTACTCGTCGTATGTTCTTCCGCCACAGCAAAAAGTCAGACGATGGTCCCTCACGATGGCGTGGTGGGCTTTGTTCTCCGCCATGTTCTGGATTTATATTGCCGTCGCGTCCGCGGGCGCCGTTGGCGTTCCCAACACCATCGTCGGCATGGTGTTGAGCATCGCCACCTACGGCGCCATCAACATGGTGCTGACCAAGTTTGCTGCCAAGACAGGGCTCTCTGTGGAGGAATTCTCCCGAACCCTTTTCGGGCTTATTGGTTCAGCCCTCGCCACCTTGATCTTCGCCGCCACCGCCATCTACTACGCCGTCTTTGAAGGATCAATCATCGCGGTTGCCCTCGAGAGCTTCTTCGGTGGCTCGAGGATCATGTGGTACGCCATCGTGGTCGCCTACGCCATTCCGCTTGTAGCCGGTGGCGTGCAGAATTGGCTGGATAAGCTCAATGGCTTCCTCCTGCCCCTGTACCTCGCGGGCCTCGCAGCTGTTGTCATAGCGGCCACGGCCATCCGAGGCATCCCCACGGACTGGATCGGATCGGCAGCGGCCGCCTCGCCCCTGCCTGGCTGGGTTACCGCCTACCTGATCTACATGGGCGTGTGGGTCATGATGATGTACACCTTCGACTACGCCCGCCTCGGCAAGCAGCAGGATGAAAAGTTCCATGCCACCGTCAGCTTCGGCTGGGTGTTCTACGCCTTCACCTTCGGACTGAACGGGTTCGTCGGCATCTACATCATGAGTGCTTGGAACCTCCAAGCCACGGAAACCGGCGTAGTCCAAGGCTTCATATCGTCCCTTGGCTTCTTCGGACTGCTGGTCATCTTGATCTCGCAGACACGCATCAACACAGCCAACTACTACCTGGCGTCCCTGAACCTTGGCGCCTTCATGGAGCGCGCATTCAACCTCAGACTTCCCCGCTTTGTCTGGGTACTCGTCTCGGGCGCAATTGCTTTCCTGTTCATGCTGACCGACGTCCTCTCCTACCTCCTCAAGGCCTTGGCGTGGCAGGGTGTCTTCGTCACGGCATGGGTCGCCGTCGCCCTCGTCTACATCGCCATGCACCGCAACTCCCTGGGCGTACTCCCCGAAGTCCGTCCCGAGAAGCTCAGGCCAATCTCCGCGGGTGCAGTGGCGTGGCTCGTGGCCTCAGGAACCGGTATCTTCCTCACGGAGCAGACCGCTTCACCCCTGGCAGCCCAGTTCGCACCATTGATCACGGTCGCATTGGCCGGCGGCTTGTACTACGTCGCGCACCGTCTGCAGGCTCCGCCCGCCATCAGCACCGCAGATGCCGAGGTACTGGCTGCCGGCCCGCATGAGGACAAAGCCGCAGCACACCTCTAG
- a CDS encoding (2Fe-2S)-binding protein, protein MILKVSVNDDDYVLDISPSRSLAEVLREDIGLTGTKLACGEGFCGSCTVLLNGTPAASCLVPAAATGGRKVETVESLAPDDSDLSDLQQALLIEDAVQCGMCFPGILMTLTALLKENPAPTETAIRSALVANTCRCTGYERIVDAVLALANKEQA, encoded by the coding sequence ATGATACTCAAGGTCAGTGTCAATGACGACGACTACGTCCTGGACATCTCGCCGTCGAGGTCCTTGGCAGAAGTACTGCGCGAGGATATTGGGCTCACCGGAACGAAGCTCGCCTGCGGCGAGGGATTCTGTGGTTCGTGCACCGTCCTGCTCAACGGCACCCCGGCCGCCTCCTGCCTGGTCCCAGCAGCCGCCACAGGCGGAAGAAAAGTTGAAACAGTGGAGTCGCTGGCCCCGGACGATTCTGACCTGAGCGATCTTCAGCAGGCCTTGCTGATAGAGGACGCCGTTCAATGCGGTATGTGCTTTCCGGGCATTCTGATGACCTTGACCGCGCTGCTCAAAGAGAACCCTGCACCCACTGAGACTGCCATTCGTTCGGCACTCGTGGCCAACACATGCCGCTGCACCGGATACGAACGCATTGTTGACGCTGTTTTGGCACTAGCGAACAAGGAACAGGCATGA